In Candidatus Zixiibacteriota bacterium, the genomic stretch GGGTTATCCCAAGGAGTCTATGCCCCTGTCTGCCCTGGAAGAGGTCTTGAGAGGTGGAGCAGACAAAGCTAAAGAGGCGGGAATAGCAATTATCGGTGGACATACTCTGAAAACCAAAGAGCCGATTTACGGGCTTTCAGTTAATGGGATAATTCATCCGAAAAAGATCGTGAGCAATGCTGGCGCAAAACCAGGTGACATCCTAATCCTGACTAAACCTTTAGGTATCGGAATTATCACCACTGCGATCAAACGAGATAGAGTTCCGCTGAAAGTTGTCAAAGAAGCTGTTGAGGTGATGAGCGAGCTGAATAAAACTGCTTCTGAGGTTATGGTGGGATACGGCGTAAAAGCCTGTACTGATATTACCGGCTACGGGTTCTTGGGTCATCTGTGTGAGATGACTTCTGCCTCTGGTGTTGGGGCAAAGATTTATTTGTCTAATGTGCCTGTTCTGGATTACGCCTGGAAGTTAGCCGGACAAAATATCGTGCCTGGAGGAACCATATCTAACCGGAATTTTATGGAGGGCAAAGTCGATTGGGGTAAAGATGTCTGCGAGGAAGCAAAATTAATATTGTGCGATGCACAGACCTCCGGAGGGCTTCTTATCAGCGTTTCAAAAAGTAAAGCTCAAAAGCTTTTGGGCTCCCTGAGAAAAAGAGGGGTTAAAAATTCCTCCATTGTGGGTGAGATAATCAAAGATAAAAGATGCAGGATAAAGGTAGAGTGGTAAAAAGCAAAAAGCTCAGGCAGATTCCCAGCATCGAGGAGATTCTGCAGTCTGAGAAGCTGCAGGA encodes the following:
- the selD gene encoding selenide, water dikinase SelD gives rise to the protein MEKKQKIRLTTLASSSGUAAKCSPQDLMQVLRHLPKIKNNRVLIGYNSVDDAGVYKLTENLALVQTVDFFPPVVDDPYDYGSIAAANSLSDIYAMGGKPISALNIVGYPKESMPLSALEEVLRGGADKAKEAGIAIIGGHTLKTKEPIYGLSVNGIIHPKKIVSNAGAKPGDILILTKPLGIGIITTAIKRDRVPLKVVKEAVEVMSELNKTASEVMVGYGVKACTDITGYGFLGHLCEMTSASGVGAKIYLSNVPVLDYAWKLAGQNIVPGGTISNRNFMEGKVDWGKDVCEEAKLILCDAQTSGGLLISVSKSKAQKLLGSLRKRGVKNSSIVGEIIKDKRCRIKVEW